ACGCTGCCGATACTTTCACCGACGATGCGGAGAACGAGGCGGCGAAGACTCTGAAGAGGCCTCGGCTGGTATGGACACCTCAGCTGCACAAGCGTTTCGTGGAAGTGGTGGCCTACTTAGGGCTGAAGAACGCGGTGCCGAAGACGATTATGCAGCTGATGAATGTTGAGGGTTTGACTCGAGAAAACGTGGCGAGTCATTTGCAGAAGTACAGGTTGTATGTGAAGAGGATGCAGGGGCTGTCGAATGAGGGCCCTTCGCCGTCTGACCATTTGTTTGCGTCCACTCCGGTGCCGCGGCATAGCTTTAATGAATCTTCTAGTAATGGGAATGGAAATTACAGTGAAAAGAATGAGAATAATCATGTGGGGATGTCGATTCCGATGCCATATCTGCCGCCGCCAATTGTACCGATGCCGATTATGGGGATGGCGGCGAGTTCTGCAAGTGGGTATAACGGGTATGAATCAGCTCATTCTTATCAGCATCACTTTCAGCAGCAGTATAACAATATGGTGCATCAAGAAAGGGACTGGTCTGGGAATAATTTAAAGTTAATGAAGTGAACATAATTGGATTCGTAGAAAAAAGGTCAGTTGCTTTTGTGGTATTGAAGTATTTGGTTTTTTCTAGTACTCATTTCTTGACGATCGATCACACCTTCTCTGCTTGACTATGTTTTTGCTGATATTAAAGATGTTGGTATAGGTAGCTTTGTTTAATTTATTGTATCCATGTACTATGTATGATTTCGTTCATCTTGATTTAAAAGAATTGCATGTAGGATCATCTTTAGATTATATTCTTTTAATCGTTAATTAATTGTTTAAGCTGTGACTGACAGAATATGGCACCttcaaaatctaaaaaaaaaaagatcttTTATAACGGCCAACAATTAAGATTTTAGACTTTTTAGGGAAATGTCTGTGTGTAGTGTAGTTAACATCCTTGCAATGAAAGGACAGTCGCTGCGTATCCCTGCTGATGAAGGCTGTGCAATGTGATTTTTAGTATTCTACAGGTTGTGGAGTCTTAATATTGTCTTTTCTATCAAGTAAATTGGCCATATATACATTATTGAACTGTGGAAAAGCATTCTTCAACCATAAAAGTGGAATTTTTTATGACATATCAAATTCTTCTTATCTGTACTTTCTTACATTTTCCATCTCGCATAATTCTTGTTGCAGTTTTTAGCTGTAGttgatatttgaattgcttTGTCATCTTCAGTACATGAGATTTGGTGGTCAATTTTTacattggtttttttttttccattttcatTTTATAGCATCAAGCAAAATACAGGAAACAAGAATAACCG
This window of the Primulina tabacum isolate GXHZ01 chromosome 4, ASM2559414v2, whole genome shotgun sequence genome carries:
- the LOC142543092 gene encoding transcription factor PCL1-like, which gives rise to MGEEVKIDDGVPEWEAGLPSADDLMPLSQALIPAELASAFKISPEAPRSMLDVNRASDTTLSSLRAGFNFKPFNNDDKDHTMAESDEPEEGSDPKKTPRVDAADTFTDDAENEAAKTLKRPRLVWTPQLHKRFVEVVAYLGLKNAVPKTIMQLMNVEGLTRENVASHLQKYRLYVKRMQGLSNEGPSPSDHLFASTPVPRHSFNESSSNGNGNYSEKNENNHVGMSIPMPYLPPPIVPMPIMGMAASSASGYNGYESAHSYQHHFQQQYNNMVHQERDWSGNNLKLMK